The sequence ATGACATGTAAGAATTGGCAACGAATCATTCTGCATTAATCTTACAAGCAGATTCTTGACCATGAAACTCCGATTATAGAGTAAAGCGTGGAAATTATGTATGACTTGTATGACATTGCTGATGGCCGTGAAACCAACGGGATGTTACTTTTTTGAAGATATCATCCGCTGCATCTTTTTTCTTGTCAATCTCTTGTAACATCTTTAAAGTGCCCTATTTGAATATACTTTTGATCAGACATAAAAATGTCTTCTGCTGAATAATTAAAACGTTTTGATTGTTGCACTACTcaattatttaaaacaattcTTATGCTTTTTATGCAATTTTTTTGCTTAAATTAAAACAATGAATATAACATTCTATAATTAAAGTGGTAATATAGTAATAAACATAAacaacagttaaaataattatttgacaCGAAACTGATTAGTGATTATAGCTGAAACTATAACAAATTTGAGATGAGGTACTGGGTTCGCGACCTAATTATAATAATCTCTTCATTCACAGCACtgaaaaaacaaaaacgaacaaaaacaaaaacaagatTAAATTTCAGTAAAAAGTGAAAGATAGAGATATTTTAATTAGAATTAGATATAATAATAGATTGAAAATTTCCAAACTAATGAACAAGGAGATGGTTCCATTTCGGGTAGTTTCTGTTTATTGTGTTTAAGAAATATGTTCAAATATACAAGATCATCTAATCTCTTCTTTCATTtctaaaagaaataaaatgttTCTAAGCCTACAATACAAAAGCAAATGTTTAATAGTAAATAAAACTCAAGCTCACATGACTTATAACAGAGAGAATAATAAGATGCTACAATACACTAGTGAACAACAGCCAAAACTTCTACTGCCAGTACGAGAAGAAGAATAAATGGCCTGCCTTTTAACCTCGGATGTGAAATGGAAGAACTCAAGTCGTTAAACTATGGTCGAAGAAACCCGGACCGGCTCGTGAGAGAAGTTCCTCACCTGCATCTACACCCATCTTTATCATATCATCAAAAGAATATGGACCTTGTCGAGCCGTTTCAAGAACTGAGAGAACACAAACACGAACGTTAATAATTTGGTAGAAACATCAATCATGTGTTTTTCGGTTTTTTAAGCCACACTTTAACTTCTGTTTTGCACACATACCTCTGGTTCCATCAGGGGATGCGACCAATGCTTTAAAAATGCAGTTTCCATCTTCGTCTCTACTGGCGTATCCAGCTATTGGAGTTCGACAAGATCCCTCTAATTTCTCTAAGAAAGCTCTCTCGCAGGAAATTGCTAATCTTGTATCCTCGTGATTCAAGGATGCCAAATATGTAGCCTGGAGAGAAGACAAGCGAATCATGTTAAAAATAGTCGAGTAAAACATGTCACGGAAAATTCTTGAGGAAATCAATGACTTTGTGCTCAATCAAGTTGCTGCTATCCAGTAACTGAAAACACTTTTGAAGACTTGGTAAGTGTCATTGGACATGTATTGAGCGTCCAGTCGGACAGGTGTAGCATTAGGACGATTTGCGCCAAAATAACTAACGGATGCAAAAGCTTATGTTGGTTGCAAGCTTTGGTAGAGTACAAAAACACAAACCATTTTTTCATCATCACTTCTGCACGCAATTCCGATAGCTCCTTGAGCTACAGCAGGAAGCATATCTTCAATAGACAGCACAGAAGTAACATTCTCAGTCATGTTTAGACGTTTCAGCCCTGCTAATGCCAGCAATGTTGCTTGGACTACTCCCTCATTCAGTTTTTTCAACCTTGTCTGTACATTGCCTCGAAAATTCTCCTGTACCTGTGTGACAATCTTATCAGAAACATGACACTCTAGTTAAAACAATATGGCAAAATGGAAACAACCACCTTCAGGAAGCAAGGTGGCTATCCTACGAGGGAACgttaaatatgaaaaaaaattcaccAGCAGAGATCAAGCAAAACCTCTTGTCAAGAAGGAAAACTCAGATTTCATCAGAAGATCCTTACCTTCAGCGAAGGATATCTGTTGAGAAGTTGTGACTTCCTTCTCAAAGAAGCAGTTCCCACAATGCTACCTGCGGGAAGCTCGGCGAGAGAAGCTGCGGTCAAGCAAATAAAAGCATCACGGACATCCTCCCGGGGAAGATTGCAAGGCAATATTGTCTTCTCCGGAAGATAAGTCGGGACATCTTTCATCGAGTGTACCGCAATATCGATTTCACTATCAAGAAGCGCCTCGTCTATCTCTTTAGTGAACAAGCCCTTTCCGCCTATATCTGCTAATGGCTgacttaaaattttatcacCTGTTGTTTTGATGACGAGAATCTGAATCGCCCCCTCCTCGGCCAACTCGGGATGCGACTTTATCAGCTTTTCCCGCGTTTCATAAGCTTGAGCGAGGGCAAGTGGGCTGTTCTAGACGAAGAAGATTCAGTGAACAATTTAGAAACCTCTGGTTTTGCTGAGAATGAATGTTAGAAAGGTGGGAAAGTAAACGATCACTCGCTAATGGCACCAACGTTTGTGAATAATTAATTCCCAGGTGTATATACTAATCGATTGACACAACTGAAATGCATGAATGCTGAACTGAGACTAACAACATTGGACTTTTGTTACGCATCAAAATTCAGTTTCAAGTTGAACGAAGAAGAACTTTACCTTCCCCTGGTACCAATTCTGATGACAGCAGCCTTCGTTCGAATCTTCTCTTCTACTGCAACCGAAGCCCTCGTGACAAAAACTCCGCATCGTTGGGCCAATGCTGGAGATTTAAAGTGAGATCTCGATTCTTTACAAAAAGGAGCTTGATTTACAGTGGCCATGGCGGTCTCCATTGGAGAGATGGATGAGGATAGCGTTCAAGAAAGAGTAATTTTATCCTCCACTTCACATCCACCACGTCAACATATTCAGGGCCCACTTTCTAATTTTCCCACCAATCATATTTCGCCATCGTTGACCCAATTTTTGTTTGATTACGATTACGCTTTTAATCACatttttaatcaataaaattgaACAAATTATCATGTATTCATAACCGCTCTATATCATATCTAACTAGTTAATAATCACTTTACAAATTATATATTCACAATCTCATTCACACAACTATTGATACAACCACATAAGAATTGCACAAAAAGATAGAAATAGA comes from Henckelia pumila isolate YLH828 chromosome 4, ASM3356847v2, whole genome shotgun sequence and encodes:
- the LOC140865888 gene encoding porphobilinogen deaminase, chloroplastic-like — translated: METAMATVNQAPFCKESRSHFKSPALAQRCGVFVTRASVAVEEKIRTKAAVIRIGTRGSPLALAQAYETREKLIKSHPELAEEGAIQILVIKTTGDKILSQPLADIGGKGLFTKEIDEALLDSEIDIAVHSMKDVPTYLPEKTILPCNLPREDVRDAFICLTAASLAELPAGSIVGTASLRRKSQLLNRYPSLKVQENFRGNVQTRLKKLNEGVVQATLLALAGLKRLNMTENVTSVLSIEDMLPAVAQGAIGIACRSDDEKMATYLASLNHEDTRLAISCERAFLEKLEGSCRTPIAGYASRDEDGNCIFKALVASPDGTRVLETARQGPYSFDDMIKMGVDAGEELLSRAGPGFFDHSLTT